A genomic window from Gossypium hirsutum isolate 1008001.06 chromosome D10, Gossypium_hirsutum_v2.1, whole genome shotgun sequence includes:
- the LOC121222017 gene encoding secreted RxLR effector protein 161-like gives MEIIEQFKNSMMSEFDMSDLGLMHYFLGIEVVQFDAGIFISQKRYVQDILTRFRMQDCNPVCTLSETSLKLVKDPDGKKINNTLYKKIVGSLMHLTTTRLDIMLIVSLISRFMENPTKMHLTSAKRILRYLQRTTNYGIFYKKGEKSDLIGFMDSDYARDQDDRKSTSRYVFNMGSRASSWSSRKQPIVTISTTEAEFVVATSCASQEIWLRNVIKELHFSQEGSAPIYCDNNSTIKLSKI, from the coding sequence ATGGAGATAATTGAGCAGTTTAAGAATTCGATGATGTCGGAATTTGATATGTCTGACCTTGGTTTGATGCATTATTTTTTGGGAATAGAAGTTGTTCAATTTGATGCAGGCATTTTTATCTCTCAAAAGAGATATGTGCAAGACATTTTAACCAGGTTTCGAATGCAAGATTGCAATCCAGTTTGTACTCTATCTGAGACGAGTTTAAAGCTTGTTAAAGACCcagatggaaaaaaaattaacaacacTCTTTACAAGAAAATCGTTGGAAGTTTAATGCACTTAACTACAACAAGGCTAGACATCATGCTTATCGTAAGTCTCATCAGTAGATTCATGGAAAATCCAACAAAGATGCACCTTACGTCAGCAAAACGAATTCTGAGATACTTGCAAAGAACCACAAATTATGGGATATTTTACAAGAAAGGAGAAAAATCAGATTTGATTGGATTTATGGATAGTGATTATGCGAGGGATCAAGATGATAGGAAAAGCACATCTAGGTATGTGTTTAATATGGGGTCTAGAGCTAGTTCATGGTCATCAAGAAAGCAGCCTATAGTCACTATTTCAACTACTGAAGCGGAATTTGTAGTCGCAACATCGTGTGCTTCCCAAGAAATTTGGTTGAGAAATGTTATTAAAGAGCTTCATTTCAGTCAAGAAGGTTCTGCTCCAATTTATTGTGACAACAATTCAACAATCAAGTTGTCCAAAATTTAG
- the LOC107914156 gene encoding pre-mRNA-processing-splicing factor 8A produces the protein MWSNNNNGAQIAPPGTGGSTIPPPPAAQPSYTVLAPQSTPQDAEAKLEEKARKWMQLNSKRYGDKRKFGFVETQKEDMPPEHVRKIIRDHGDMSSKKYRHDKRVYLGALKFIPHAVYKLLENMPMPWEQVRDVKVLYHITGAITFVNEIPWVVEPIYLAQWGTMWIMMRREKRDRRHFKRMRFPPFDDEEPPLDYADNLLDVDPLEPIQLELDEEEDSAVHAWFYDHKPLVKTKLINGPSYRKWHLSLPIMATLHRLAGQLLSDLIDRNYFYLFDMESFFTAKALNMCIPGGPKFEPLYRDMEKGDEDWNEFNDINKLIIRSPLRTEYRIAFPHLYNNRPRKVKLCVYHTPMVMYIKTEDPDLPAFYYDPLIHPITTTNKERREKKIYDDDDEDDFVLPEGVEPLLNDTQLYTDTTAAGVSLLFAPRPFNMRSGRMRRAEDIPLVSEWYKEHCPPSYPVKVRVSYQKLLKCFVLNELHHRPPKAQKKKHLFRSLQATKFFQTTELDWVEAGLQVCKQGYNMLNLLIHRKNLNYLHLDYNFNLKPVKTLTTKERKKSRFGNAFHLCREILRLTKLVVDANVQFRLGNVDAFQLADGLQYTFSHVGQLTGMYRYKYRLMRQIRMCKDLKHLIYYRFNTGPVGKGPGCGFWAPMWRVWLFFLRGIVPLLERWLGNLLARQFEGRHSKGVAKTVTKQRVESHFDLELRAAVMHDVLDAMPEGIKQNKARTILQHLSEAWRCWKANIPWKVPGLPVPIENMILRYVKSKADWWTNVAHYNRERIRRGATVDKTVCRKNLGRLTRLWLKAEQERQHNYLKDGPYVTPEEAVAIYTTTVHWLESRKFSPIPFPPLSYKHDTKLLILALERLKESYSVAVRLNQLQREELGLIEQAYDNPHEALSRIKRHLLTQRAFKEVGIEFMDLYSYLIPVYEIEPLEKITDAYLDQYLWYEGDKRHLFPNWIKPADSEPPPLLVYKWCQGINNLQGIWDTSEGQCVVMLQTKFEKFFDKIDLTMLNRLLRLVLDHNIADYVTAKNNVVLSYKDMSHTNSYGLIRGLQFASFVVQYYGLVLDLLLLGLTRASEIAGPPQMPNEFITYWDTKVETRHPIRLYSRYIDRVHILFRFTHEEARDLIQRYLTEHPDPNNENMVGYNNKKCWPRDARMRLMKHDVNLGRSVFWDMKNRLPRSITTLEWENSFVSVYSKDNPNLLFSMCGFEVRILPKIRMTQEAFSNTRDGVWNLQNEQTKERTAVAFLRVDDEHMKVFENRVRQILMSSGSTTFTKIVNKWNTALIGLMTYFREATVHTQELLDLLVKCENKIQTRIKIGLNSKMPSRFPPVIFYTPKEIGGLGMLSMGHILIPQSDLRYSQQTDVGVTHFRSGMSHEEDQLIPNLYRYIQPWESEFIDSQRVWAEYALKRQEAQAQNRRLTLEDLEDSWDRGIPRINTLFQKDRHTLAYDKGWRVRTDFKQYQVLKQNPFWWTHQRHDGKLWNLNNYRTDVIQALGGVEGILEHTLFKGTYFPTWEGLFWEKASGFEESMKYKKLTNAQRSGLNQIPNRRFTLWWSPTINRANVYVGFQVQLDLTGIFMHGKIPTLKISLIQIFRAHLWQKIHESVVMDLCQVLDQELDALEIETVQKETIHPRKSYKMNSSCADILLFAAHRWPMSKPSLVAESKDMFDQKASNKYWIDVQLRWGDYDSHDIERYTRAKFMDYTTDNMSIYPSPTGVMIGLDLAYNLHSAFGNWFPGSKPLLAQAMNKIMKSNPALYVLRERIRKGLQLYSSEPTEPYLSSQNYGEIFSNQIIWFVDDTNVYRVTIHKTFEGNLTTKPINGAIFIFNPRTGQLFLKVIHTSVWAGQKRLGQLAKWKTAEEVAALVRSLPVEEQPKQIIVTRKGMLDPLEVHLLDFPNIVIKGSELQLPFQACLKIEKFGDLILKATEPQMVLFNIYDDWLKSISSYTAFSRLILILRALHVNNEKAKMLLKPDKTIVTEPHHIWPSLTDDQWMKVEVALRDLILSDYAKKNNVNTSALTQSEIRDIILGAEITPPSQQRQQIAEIEKQAKEASQLTAVTTRTTNVHGDELIVTTTSPYEQAAFGSKTDWRVRAISATNLYLRVNHIYVNSEDIKETGFTYIMPKNILKKFICIADLRTQIAGYLYGISPPDNPQVKEIRCIAMPPQWGTHQQVNLPSALPEHDFLNDLEPLGWLHTQPNELPQLSPQDVTSHSRILENNKQWDGEKCIILTCSFTPGSCSLTAYKLTPSGYEWGRVNKDTGSNPHGYLPTHYEKVQMLLSDRFLGFYMIPDNGPWNYNFMGVKHTVSMKYGVKLGTPKEYYNEEHRPTHFLEFSNLEEGDTAEGDREDTFT, from the exons ATGTGGAGCAACAACAACAACGGCGCTCAGATTGCGCCACCGGGAACTGGTGGATCCACCATCCCGCCGCCTCCAGCTGCTCAACCTTCGTACACCGTGCTGGCTCCGCAGAGTACGCCACAGGATGCCGAGGCCAAGCTGGAGGAGAAGGCTCGGAAATGGATGCAGCTTAACTCTAAGCGATATGGAGATAAAAGGAAGTTTGGTTTTGTCGAGACGCAGAAGGAGGACATGCCTCCTGAGCACGTCAGGAAGATTATCAG AGATCATGGAGACATGTCTTCGAAAAAATATCGGCATGATAAACGTGTTTATCTTGGGGCCCTTAAATTCATTCCTCATGCAGTTTATAAGCTCCTTGAGAATATGCCAATGCCTTGGGAGCAGGTTCGTGATGTGAAGGTCTTATACCATATTACAGGAGCTATAACATTTGTGAATGAAATACCATGGGTTGTTGAACCAATTTATTTAGCACAG TGGGGTACGATGTGGATCATGATGCGGAGAGAGAAAAGAGATCGTCGACATTTCAAGAGAATGCGGTTTCCACCATTTGATGATGAGGAACCTCCGTTAGACTATGCTGATAATTTGTTAGATGTCGATCCTCTAGAGCCAATTCAGTTGGAGCTGGATGAAGAGGAAGATTCTGCCGTACATGCATGGTTTTATGACCACAAGCCTCTTGTCAAAACAAAGCTTATCAATGGTCCAAGTTACAGGAAATGGCATCTATCTCTTCCAATAATGGCTACTTTGCACCGGCTTGCTGGACAGCTGCTTTCTGATTTGATTGACCGTAATTATTTCTACTTGTTTGACATGGAGTCATTCTTCACAGCTAAAGCATTGAACATGTGCATACCTG GTGGTCCTAAGTTTGAGCCTCTATACCGTGATATGGAGAAAGGGGATGAGGACTGGAATGAATTTAATGACATAAACAAACTAATTATCCGGTCACCTCTTAGGACAGAATACAGAATTGCTTTTCCTCATCTTTATAACAATAGGCCCAGGAAAGTAAAGTTGTGTGTGTATCACACTCCGATGGTCATGTACATTAAAACAGAAGACCCTGATTTGCCAGCATTCTACTATGATCCTTTGATACACCCCATAACTACCACAAACAAGGAACGGCGTGAGAAGAAAatttatgatgatgatgatgaagatgattttGTCTTGCCTGAAGGGGTGGAACCTTTGCTGAATGACACACAGCTTTACACTGACACCACTGCTGCTGGGGTTTCTCTTTTATTTGCTCCACGTCCTTTTAATATGAGATCTGGTCGGATGCGACGTGCTGAAGATATACCACTTGTCTCAGAGTGGTACAAGGAGCATTGTCCTCCATCTTACCCCGTTAAAGTGCGGGTTAGTTATCAGAAATTATTGAAATGCTTTGTGCTGAATGAGTTGCATCATAGACCACCTAAGGCTCAAAAGAAGAAGCACTTGTTCCGGTCTCTCCAGGCGACCAAGTTTTTCCAGACGACAGAGCTTGATTGGGTTGAAGCAGGTCTTCAAGTTTGCAAGCAAGGGTACAACATGTTGAACCTGTTGAtacataggaaaaatttgaactACCTTCACCTGGATTATAACTTCAACTTGAAGCCTGTGAAGACTCTCACTACAAAAGAGCGCAAGAAGTCACGTTTTGGCAATGCTTTTCATCTTTGTCGTGAGATCTTGCGTTTAACAAAGCTTGTAGTTGATGCTAATGTCCAGTTTCGACTTGGTAACGTTGATGCTTTCCAATTGGCCGATGGTCTGCAGTATACATTTTCCCATGTCGGCCAGTTGACTGGGATGTATCGATACAAGTACCGGCTCATGAGACAGATTAGGATGTGCAAAGACTTGAAGCATTTGATTTACTACCGCTTCAATACTGGGCCCGTAGGGAAGGGACCTGGATGTGGATTTTGGGCACCAATGTGGAGGGTATGGCTGTTTTTCCTCCGTGGCATTGTCCCTCTTCTAGAAAGGTGGTTAGGAAATCTGCTTGCACGACAATTTGAAGGGCGTCATTCAAAAGGAGTAGCCAAGACTGTTACCAAGCAACGTGTTGAGAGCCACTTTGATCTGGAACTTCGAGCTGCTGTCATGCATGATGTTCTTGATGCCATGCCAG AGGGCATTAAGCAAAATAAAGCTAGAACAATATTGCAGCATCTAAGTGAGGCATGGCGCTGTTGGAAGGCAAACATCCCATGGAAG GTTCCGGGTTTGCCAGTTCCCATTGAGAATATGATTCTTAGATATGTCAAGTCAAAAGCTGATTGGTGGACAAATGTTGCTCATTACAATCGTGAGCGTATCAGAAGGGGTGCAACTGTTGATAAAACAGTTTGCAGGAAAAACTTAGGCAGATTGACACGACTCTGGCTGAAAGCTGAGCAAGAACGACAGCACAATTATTTGAAAGATGGGCCATATGTCACTCCAGAAGAGGCGGTTGCGATCTATACTACAACTGTGCATTGGTTGGAGTCCAGAAAATTCTCACCCATTCCATTTCCTCCCTTGTCTTACAAGCACGATACGAAGTTACTTATCCTTGCCCTGGAGAGGTTGAAGGAATCTTACAGTGTAGCTGTAAGATTAAATCAACTCCAAAGAGAAGAATTGGGTCTAATTGAACAAGCTTATGATAATCCTCACGAGGCCTTATCAAGGATCAAGCGCCATTTGCTTACCCAGCGTGCCTTCAAAGAA GTTGGTATAGAGTTCATGGACTTGTACAGCTATTTGATTCCAGTCTATGAAATTGAGCCCCTTGAGAAGATTACAGATGCTTATCTTGACCAATACCTATGGTATGAAGGAGACAAGCGCCATCTGTTTCCTAATTGGATTAAGCCTGCAGATTCAGAGCCACCTCCACTTTTGGTTTACAAATGGTGTCAAGGTATAAATAATTTGCAAGGGATATGGGACACGAGTGAGGGGCAGTGTGTGGTAATGCTTCAAACAAAATTTGAGAAGTTCTTTGACAAGATTGACCTGACAATGTTAAACAG GCTTCTACGATTGGTTCTTGATCACAACATTGCAGATTATGTTACTGCAAAGAATAATGTGGTGCTGTCTTACAAAGATATGAGCCACACAAATTCGTATGGTCTTATACGTGGTCTTCAGTTTGCTTCTTTCGTTGTCCAGTATTATGGACTTGTTCTGGATCTCTTGCTTCTTGGATTGACTCGTGCTAGTGAGATTGCTGGTCCACCCCAGATGCCGAATGAGTTCATCACATACTGGGATACAAAAGTTGAAACCCGGCATCCAATTCGTCTGTACTCTAGGTACATTGATAGGGTGCACATATTGTTCAGATTTACTCATGAAGAAGCACGGGACCTTATCCAGCGATATCTTACTGAGCACCCTGATCCGAACAATGAAAACATGGTTGGATATAACAACAAGAAATGCTGGCCAAGAGATGCGAGAATGAGGCTTATGAAACATGATG TTAATCTTGGGAGAAGTGTCTTTTGGGACATGAAGAATCGTCTGCCTAGAAGCATCACTACTTTGGAATGGGAGAACAGCTTTGTTTCTGTCTACAGCAAGGATAATCCAAACCTTCTTTTTAGCAT GTGTGGTTTTGAAGTTCGGATACTTCCAAAAATAAGAATGACTCAAGAAGCGTTTAGCAATACAAGAGATGGGGTTTGGAATCTGCAGAATGAACAGACAAAGGAGCGAACTGCAGTTGCTTTCTTACGGGTTGATGATGAGCACATGAAGGTGTTTGAGAATCGTGTTAGGCAGATTCTCATGTCTTCTGGGTCAACAACATTTACAAAGATAGTCAACAAATGGAATACTGCCTTAATAG GTCTTATGACTTACTTCCGTGAAGCAACTGTTCATACACAAGAGCTTCTAGATCTACTCGTtaaatgtgaaaataaaattcaaaccCGTATCAAGATTGGACTGAATTCAAAAATGCCTAGTcg ATTCCCTCCTGTAATTTTTTACACTCCTAAAGAGATTGGAGGACTTGGCATGTTATCCATGGGTCACATATTGATTCCGCAGAGTGATCTCCGGTACAGTCAGCAGACTGATGTTGGCGTAACTCACTTTAGGAGTGGAATGAGTCATGAAGAGGACCAACTGATTCCTAATCTTTATCGGTACATACAG CCATGGGAGAGTGAGTTCATAGACTCACAGCGTGTTTGGGCTGAGTATGCTCTGAAGAGGCAGGAAGCACAGGCACAAAATAGGCGCTTAACCCTTGAGGATTTGGAA GATTCATGGGATAGGGGAATACCACGTATAAATACCTTGTTTCAGAAGGACAGGCACACATTAGCATATGACAAAGGATGGAGAGTACGTACAGACTTTAAGCAGTACCAAGTTTTGAAGCAGAACCCATTCTGGTGGACTCACCAAAGGCATGATGGCAAATTGTGGAACTTGAACAACTATCGAACTGATGTTATCCAAGCTCTTGGAGGTGTTGAGGGAATTCTAGAACATACCTTGTTTAAAGGAACATA CTTTCCAACTTGGGAGGGTCTGTTTTGGGAAAAGGCTTCTGGATTCGAGGAGTCAATGAAGTATAAGAAGCTCACTAATGCTCAGAGATCTGGTCTTAACCAGATTCCTAACCGTAGGTTTACTCTTTGGTGGTCACCTACAATCAATCGGGCTAATGTTTACGTGGGTTTTCAAGTGCAACTAGATCTAACTGGAATTTTCATGCATGGGAAGATTCCAACCTTGAAAATATCTTTGATTCAGATTTTCCGTGCCCATCTGTGGCAAAAAATTCATGAGAGTGTGGTTATGGATCTTTGCCAAGTCTTAGATCAGGAGTTGGATGCTTTAGAAATTGAAACTGTTCAGAAGGAGACAATCCATCCAAGGAAGAGTTACAAGATGAACAGCTCTTGTGCGGATATTCTTCTCTTTGCAGCTCATAGGTGGCCTATGTCAAAGCCTAGTCTTGTGGCAGAGTCCAAGGACATGTTTGATCAAAAAGCAAGCAATAAATATTGGATAGATGTACAGCTCCGGTGGGGTGATTATGACTCGCATGATATTGAGCGTTACACTCGAGCCAAATTTATGGACTATACAACAGATAACATGTCTATTTATCCATCTCCCACTG GGGTAATGATTGGCCTTGATCTGGCTTACAACTTGCATTCTGCATTTGGTAATTGGTTCCCTGGTTCAAAGCCACTGCTCGCTCAGGCAATGAATAAGATCATGAAG TCAAATCCAGCTTTATATGTCTTAAGGGAGAGGATAAGGAAAGGTTTGCAGTTATATTCTTCTGAGCCTACTGAGCCGTATCTGTCATCCCAGAACTATGGGGAGATCTTCAGCAACCAGATCATTTGGTTTGTTGATGACACCAATGTGTATCGTGTGACAATACATAAGACATTTGAAGGGAATCTCACGACAAAACCCATTAATGGTGCCATCTTTATTTTCAATCCACGGACTGGACAGTTGTTCCTAAAG GTCATTCACACCAGTGTCTGGGCAGGTCAAAAGCGTCTTGGTCAGCTTGCCAAATGGAAAACTGCTGAAGAAGTTGCTGCTCTTGTGCGGTCTTTGCCTGTTGAAGAACAACCAAAGCAGATCATTGTTACTCGAAAGGGAATGCTTGATCCTTTGGAGGTTCACTTACTGGATTTCCCTAACATAGTTATCAAGGGAAGTGAGCTGCAACTCCCATTCCaggcttgcttgaaaattgaGAAATTTGGTGATCTAATTCTGAAAGCTACAGAGCCACAAATGGTTTTGTTCAACATCTATGATGACTGGTTGAAGAGTATCTCATCATACACTGCATTCTCCCGACTCATTCTGATCCTTCGTGCGCTTCACGTGAACAATGAGAAGGCTAAGATGTTACTGAAACCTGATAAGACAATCGTTACTGAGCCTCACCATATTTGGCCTTCTCTAACTGATGATCAATGGATGAAG GTCGAAGTTGCTTTAAGAGATCTGATACTTTCCGACTATGCCAAAAAGAACAATGTGAATACATCAGCCCTGACACAGTCTGAGATTCGTGACATCATCCTTGGAGCTGAGATTACTCCACCCTCTCAACAGAGGCAGCAGATAGCAGAGATTGAGAAACAG GCGAAGGAGGCAAGCCAGCTAACAGCTGTGACAACTAGGACTACAAACGTGCATGGTGATGAGCTCATTGTCACCACCACAAGTCCCTATGAACAAGCAGCATTTGGGTCCAAGACAGATTGGCGTGTTAGAGCAATATCAGCTACTAATCTTTATCTTCGAGTCAATCATATATATGTGAACTCAGAGGACATAAAG GAAACTGGGTTCACATATATCATGCCAAAGAACATTTTAAAGAAGTTCATCTGTATAGCAGATCTCAGGACTCAAATTGCTGGATACTTGTATGGAATAAGCCCTCCTGATAATCCCCAGGTTAAGGAAATCCGATGCATTGCCATGCCACCGCAATGGGGTACTCATCAGCAAGTCAATCTTCCATCAGCTCTTCCTGAACATGATTTCTTGAATGATCTGGAGCCTTTGGGATGGCTCCACACACAGCCAAATGAGCTTCCTCAATTATCGCCACAG GATGTGACATCCCATTCTCGGATATTAGAGAATAACAAACAGTGGGATGGAGAGAAGTGCATAATCTTGACATGCAGTTTCACTCCCGGTTCTTGCTCATTAACAGCCTACAAGCTTACCCCAAGTGGTTATGAGTGGGGACGGGTTAACAAAGATACAGGAAGCAACCCTCATGGTTACCTCCCAACGCATTATGAGAAGGTGCAGATGCTCCTAAGTGATCGGTTCCTTGGATTTTATATG ATACCTGACAATGGTCCGTGGAATTACAATTTCATGGGAGTGAAGCATACAGTGAGCATGAAATACGGGGTGAAGCTGGGGACACCGAAAGAGTACTACAATGAGGAGCATAGGCCGACACATTTCCTGGAGTTCAGCAACTTGGAAGAAGGTGATACTGCGGAAGGAGATCGGGAGGATACTTTtacttaa